Proteins from a single region of Streptomyces sp. HUAS 15-9:
- a CDS encoding GtrA family protein encodes MTVNLTETRPAVTASALAPAPASAPVPDARPVTRVVLELVKFGVVGGSGVLVNFLVFNLLLHGLGRRAMVATVLASCIAMATNYVGFRFFAYRDRASRTRRQIVLFFVFSGFGVVMESGLFYAGYHGLGLHGPFESNMVKALSIVLASAFRFLVYRTWVFQQDARRAA; translated from the coding sequence GTGACAGTGAACCTAACCGAGACCCGTCCGGCAGTGACCGCGTCGGCCCTCGCCCCGGCACCCGCCTCGGCCCCCGTCCCGGATGCCCGGCCGGTCACCCGAGTCGTCCTCGAACTGGTGAAATTCGGGGTCGTCGGCGGCAGCGGCGTGCTCGTCAATTTCCTGGTGTTCAATCTGCTGCTGCACGGTCTGGGCCGGCGGGCGATGGTCGCGACGGTGCTGGCGAGCTGTATTGCCATGGCCACGAATTACGTGGGCTTCCGCTTTTTCGCTTACCGTGACCGGGCTTCCCGAACCCGACGGCAAATCGTACTGTTCTTCGTTTTCAGTGGCTTTGGTGTCGTCATGGAAAGCGGTCTGTTCTACGCCGGATATCACGGCCTCGGCCTGCACGGGCCTTTCGAGTCGAACATGGTCAAGGCGCTGTCGATCGTCCTCGCCTCCGCGTTCCGTTTCCTCGTCTACCGCACCTGGGTCTTCCAGCAGGATGCGCGCCGAGCCGCGTAG
- a CDS encoding ABC transporter ATP-binding protein, which produces MADNVNDRIPESRIPTVVVDGVDIVYRVNGTGAGRGSATAALNRMLRRKQAEKAAGVRKVHAVKKVSFVAYKGEAIGLIGTNGSGKSTLLKAVAGLLPVENGHIYTDGQPSLLGVNAALMGDLTGERNVFLGGLAMGMSREEIKSRYQDIVDFSGINEKGDFITLPMRTYSSGMGARLRFSIAAAKDHDVLLIDEALATGDRSFQKRSEERIRELRKHAGTVFLVSHNNKSIRDTCDRVLWLERGELRMDGPTEDVLKEYEAFTGDKGPKKAPPKQAAQPKPAAEKVPLPS; this is translated from the coding sequence GTGGCTGACAACGTGAACGACCGCATTCCGGAGTCCCGGATCCCCACCGTCGTCGTCGACGGCGTCGACATCGTCTACCGGGTCAACGGCACCGGCGCCGGACGCGGCTCCGCGACGGCCGCCCTCAACCGCATGCTGCGCCGCAAGCAGGCGGAGAAGGCGGCGGGCGTGCGCAAGGTGCACGCGGTCAAGAAGGTCTCCTTCGTGGCGTACAAGGGCGAGGCGATCGGCCTGATCGGCACCAACGGCTCCGGCAAGTCGACGCTGCTGAAGGCGGTCGCGGGGCTCCTCCCGGTGGAGAACGGCCACATCTACACCGACGGCCAGCCCTCCCTCCTCGGCGTCAACGCCGCCCTCATGGGCGATCTGACCGGCGAGCGGAACGTCTTCCTCGGCGGTCTGGCCATGGGCATGTCCCGCGAGGAGATCAAGTCCCGCTACCAGGACATCGTCGACTTCTCCGGCATCAACGAGAAGGGCGACTTCATCACCCTCCCGATGCGGACGTACTCCTCCGGCATGGGCGCGCGGCTGCGCTTCTCGATCGCCGCCGCCAAGGATCACGACGTGCTGCTGATCGACGAGGCCCTCGCCACCGGCGACCGCTCCTTCCAGAAGCGCTCCGAGGAACGGATCCGCGAGCTGCGCAAGCACGCGGGCACGGTGTTCCTGGTCAGCCACAACAACAAGTCGATCCGGGACACCTGCGACCGGGTGCTGTGGCTGGAGCGCGGCGAGCTGCGCATGGACGGGCCGACGGAGGACGTCCTCAAGGAGTACGAGGCGTTCACCGGCGACAAGGGCCCCAAGAAGGCACCGCCGAAGCAGGCGGCTCAGCCGAAACCGGCGGCGGAGAAGGTCCCTCTTCCTTCCTGA
- a CDS encoding glycosyltransferase family 2 protein, producing MTPDVTVTVIVHNDAARLPRAVASVRRQTHRNLEIVISDDHSTDETPSVARQLAAQDPRIRCIRLPENSGGCSAPRNRALEMARAPYLMFLDSDDELPANAAELLLAAHREREVDFTMGAVRRIRVDSGHRSTWMPHLVSERRTLEGIAADPRLLFEHLSTSKMYARAFLDRHDLRFPEGIHYEDQLFSAQAYCLARAFTIIPDPVYLWYIAPYATGDAASISNQRHKLSNVGDRVHVQRLIDDFLAESGHASLREDKDYKFLKHDFRMYAGDLPHRDEEWLRSFAGIVTPYLDTLAPAAYARLPRLERVVLQLVRDGRLPEAQLAALGLGHGVAPRRVTTDGTDGGTYWGDRIPASAEARRELDVTDLELDTRPFPSAQFRHEITEITRGRGASLDLAIRSYDPGLRLPPGPHRASVLLATGRRRLTVPFRLTPVRPGVFEGRARLDLSTAPIPLHGFAGTRHPLLRIEHQGLAHTGPLLAPLDFPSLSARIDYHSGAAPHRITVEPEGRGPGRLQIRWCPVGVTARVIRPVVRRVARPRVRRVARLVASALR from the coding sequence ATGACCCCCGACGTCACGGTGACGGTGATCGTCCACAACGACGCGGCACGCCTGCCCAGGGCGGTCGCCTCGGTACGCCGGCAGACGCACCGGAACCTGGAGATCGTGATCAGCGACGACCACTCCACGGACGAAACCCCGTCGGTGGCCCGGCAGTTGGCGGCCCAGGACCCCCGCATCCGCTGTATCCGCCTGCCGGAGAACAGCGGCGGCTGCAGCGCCCCGCGCAACCGGGCCCTGGAGATGGCACGGGCGCCGTATCTGATGTTCCTGGACAGCGACGACGAGCTGCCGGCGAACGCCGCCGAACTGCTCCTGGCCGCGCACCGCGAGCGCGAGGTCGACTTCACGATGGGCGCGGTGCGGCGGATACGGGTGGACAGCGGCCACCGCTCGACCTGGATGCCGCACCTGGTGTCCGAGCGCCGGACGCTGGAGGGCATAGCGGCGGACCCGCGGCTCCTCTTCGAGCACCTGTCGACGAGCAAGATGTACGCGCGGGCCTTCCTGGACCGCCACGACCTGCGGTTCCCGGAGGGCATCCACTACGAGGACCAGCTGTTCTCGGCGCAGGCGTACTGCCTGGCGAGGGCGTTCACGATCATCCCGGACCCGGTGTACCTCTGGTACATAGCGCCGTACGCGACCGGAGACGCCGCGTCGATCTCCAACCAGCGGCACAAGCTGAGCAATGTCGGCGACCGCGTCCATGTCCAGCGCCTGATCGACGACTTCCTGGCCGAGAGCGGGCACGCGTCGCTGCGCGAGGACAAGGACTACAAGTTCCTCAAGCACGACTTCCGTATGTACGCCGGGGACCTGCCCCACCGCGACGAGGAGTGGCTGCGGTCCTTCGCCGGGATCGTGACCCCGTACCTCGACACCCTGGCACCGGCCGCGTACGCCCGCCTGCCCCGCCTGGAGCGGGTGGTCCTGCAGCTGGTCCGCGACGGCCGCCTGCCCGAGGCACAGCTGGCGGCGCTCGGCCTGGGCCACGGGGTGGCACCGAGGCGGGTGACCACGGACGGGACGGACGGCGGCACATACTGGGGCGACCGGATCCCCGCCTCGGCCGAGGCTCGCCGCGAACTGGACGTGACGGACCTGGAGCTGGACACCCGCCCCTTCCCCAGCGCCCAGTTCCGCCATGAGATCACCGAGATCACGCGCGGCCGGGGCGCCTCGCTGGACCTCGCGATCCGCAGCTACGACCCCGGCCTGCGCCTCCCGCCGGGCCCGCACCGCGCAAGCGTCCTGCTGGCCACGGGCCGGCGCCGGCTCACGGTGCCGTTCCGGCTGACGCCCGTCCGCCCCGGCGTCTTCGAGGGCCGGGCACGCCTGGACCTGTCGACGGCTCCCATTCCCCTCCACGGCTTCGCCGGCACCCGTCACCCGTTGCTCCGCATCGAACACCAGGGCCTGGCCCACACGGGCCCCCTCCTGGCCCCACTGGACTTCCCCTCCCTGAGCGCGCGCATCGACTACCACTCCGGTGCGGCCCCGCACCGGATCACCGTCGAGCCCGAGGGCCGCGGCCCCGGCCGCCTGCAGATCCGCTGGTGCCCGGTGGGGGTGACGGCACGGGTGATCCGGCCGGTCGTACGGCGCGTGGCGCGGCCGAGGGTGCGGCGCGTGGCGCGGCTGGTGGCCAGCGCGCTGAGGTGA
- a CDS encoding HAD family hydrolase — protein MGKHTSAHIVWDWNGTLFHDNDAIIGATNAASAELGLEPITLEQYRALYCVPVPRFYERLMGRLPTRAEWEAMDDVFHRYYAEHRIRCGLTEGAVELLAGWRTSGHSQSLLSMYVHDELVPLVRGFGIETHFVRVEGRVGPSGGSKAEHMVRHLEALTGVEPSRTVVIGDAADDAVAAQYVGAQAVLYTGGSHGRASLEEAGVPVVDTLAEAVAEAERLAA, from the coding sequence ATGGGGAAGCACACGAGCGCGCACATCGTCTGGGACTGGAACGGGACGCTGTTCCACGACAATGACGCGATCATCGGCGCGACGAACGCGGCATCGGCCGAGCTCGGCCTGGAGCCGATCACACTGGAGCAGTACCGGGCGCTGTACTGCGTGCCGGTGCCCAGGTTCTACGAGCGGCTGATGGGGCGGCTGCCGACCCGGGCCGAGTGGGAGGCCATGGACGACGTCTTCCACCGGTACTACGCCGAGCACCGGATCCGCTGCGGGCTCACCGAGGGCGCGGTCGAGCTGCTGGCGGGCTGGCGGACGTCGGGGCACAGCCAGTCGCTGCTGAGCATGTATGTGCACGATGAACTCGTGCCGCTGGTGCGGGGGTTCGGGATCGAGACGCACTTCGTACGCGTCGAGGGCCGGGTCGGACCGTCCGGGGGCAGCAAGGCCGAGCACATGGTCCGGCACCTGGAGGCGCTGACCGGGGTGGAGCCCTCGCGCACGGTGGTGATCGGGGACGCCGCCGACGACGCCGTGGCCGCGCAATACGTGGGCGCGCAGGCCGTGCTGTACACCGGGGGGTCGCACGGACGGGCCAGCCTCGAAGAGGCAGGCGTGCCGGTGGTGGACACCCTGGCGGAGGCCGTGGCGGAGGCGGAGCGACTGGCCGCCTGA
- a CDS encoding CDP-glycerol glycerophosphotransferase family protein, whose amino-acid sequence MPELSVVVHGPNTQDRLTALLDSLDARPLPDAEVIVVAVGDWARETAEGHAPETVVLPLPDGTDDAAARAAGAARATGRWLHFVHAKDGLPAGAVRMVAERAAELPDTVDVLLFDHVATTWQTSGTASGDGRVLARAGRADLALDDAADLLRITPLLGNRALRTEFWRAHERRLGRADEQYVAYATLLEASRVACLNQVAYEDRRLRPESLPPLTPGQHYALIERYETLLPRVKERPAARAVLYDVMVRDLLRAFARADMPDPVAREFFRRSSLAAVRWRPEGHRRPAGVEGVRRGLLEEGAYTKYRAFQAANRTRRAARSALRTRKRRLGAKLRDHRYHRALDRPVDPGLAVFSAYWDRGVACNPAAIAAKLAELAPRIHPVWVVTRDNAPLLPPGTDHVIPGTRRYWEVLATAKYLTSNVNFPNAVVKRPDAIHLQTHHGTPLKRMGLDQMQHPAAAKGMDFAALLARIDKWDYSVSANSHSTRMWERAYPSRFVSLDHGYPRNDVFYSATASDIRAIRGRLGIAPGATAVLYAPTHRDYEAGWTPRLDLAALADRLGENTVLLVRGHYFYGGASPLAGLRRTGRVVDVSSYDPVEELSLAADALITDYSSIMFDYANLDRPIVIYADDWETYATTRGVYFDLMSEAPGQVARTQEELAEIFTSGAWRDETATKARAVFRRRFCEYDDGRAAERVVRRVFLGESEESLPPVVPVEQRTPAPTPEEADS is encoded by the coding sequence ATGCCCGAACTCAGCGTCGTCGTCCACGGCCCGAACACGCAGGACCGGCTGACCGCGCTCCTCGACTCGCTCGACGCCCGGCCTCTCCCGGACGCCGAGGTGATCGTGGTCGCGGTCGGCGACTGGGCCCGGGAGACGGCCGAGGGGCACGCCCCGGAGACGGTGGTGCTGCCCCTGCCGGACGGCACGGACGACGCGGCGGCCCGGGCCGCGGGAGCCGCGCGGGCCACCGGCCGCTGGCTGCACTTCGTCCACGCCAAGGACGGCCTGCCGGCGGGCGCCGTCCGTATGGTCGCCGAGCGCGCCGCCGAGCTGCCCGACACGGTGGACGTCCTGCTCTTCGACCATGTCGCCACCACCTGGCAGACGTCCGGCACGGCATCCGGCGACGGCCGCGTGCTGGCCCGCGCGGGCCGCGCCGACCTCGCCCTCGACGACGCGGCCGACCTTCTGCGCATCACCCCGCTCCTCGGCAACCGCGCCCTGCGCACGGAGTTCTGGCGGGCGCACGAGCGGCGACTCGGCCGCGCCGACGAGCAGTACGTCGCGTACGCCACCCTCCTGGAGGCGAGCCGGGTCGCCTGCCTCAACCAAGTCGCGTACGAGGACCGCCGGTTGCGCCCAGAGAGCCTCCCGCCGCTCACACCCGGACAGCACTACGCGCTCATCGAGCGGTACGAGACCCTGCTGCCCCGGGTCAAGGAGCGTCCCGCCGCCCGCGCCGTCCTCTACGACGTCATGGTCCGCGACCTGCTGCGCGCCTTCGCCCGTGCGGACATGCCCGACCCGGTGGCCCGGGAGTTCTTCCGCCGCTCCTCCCTGGCCGCGGTCCGCTGGCGCCCCGAGGGCCACCGCCGTCCGGCAGGCGTCGAAGGCGTCCGCCGCGGCCTCCTCGAAGAGGGCGCCTACACCAAGTACCGCGCCTTCCAGGCCGCCAACCGCACCCGCCGGGCGGCGAGGTCGGCACTGCGGACCCGCAAGCGCCGGCTGGGCGCGAAGCTCCGCGACCACCGCTACCACCGGGCACTGGACCGCCCGGTCGACCCCGGCCTGGCCGTCTTCTCCGCCTACTGGGACCGCGGCGTCGCCTGCAACCCGGCCGCGATCGCCGCCAAGCTCGCCGAACTCGCCCCGCGGATCCACCCGGTGTGGGTGGTGACCCGGGACAACGCGCCGCTCCTGCCGCCCGGCACGGACCATGTGATCCCCGGCACCCGCCGCTACTGGGAGGTGCTGGCCACCGCCAAGTACCTGACGAGCAACGTCAACTTCCCCAACGCGGTGGTCAAACGCCCCGACGCGATCCACCTCCAGACCCACCACGGCACCCCCCTCAAACGGATGGGCCTGGACCAGATGCAGCACCCGGCCGCCGCCAAGGGCATGGACTTCGCCGCGCTGCTGGCCCGCATCGACAAGTGGGACTACAGCGTCTCCGCCAACAGCCACTCCACCCGGATGTGGGAGCGCGCCTATCCCTCCCGCTTCGTCTCCCTCGACCACGGCTATCCGCGCAACGACGTCTTCTACTCCGCCACCGCGTCCGACATCCGCGCGATCCGCGGCCGCCTGGGCATCGCCCCCGGCGCGACGGCCGTCCTGTATGCCCCCACCCACCGCGACTACGAGGCCGGCTGGACCCCCCGCCTCGACCTGGCCGCACTCGCGGACCGCCTGGGCGAGAACACCGTGCTGCTGGTCCGCGGCCACTACTTCTACGGCGGCGCCTCCCCCCTGGCCGGTCTGCGCCGCACGGGCAGGGTCGTGGACGTCTCGTCGTACGACCCGGTCGAGGAGCTGTCCCTGGCCGCCGACGCCCTGATCACGGACTACTCGTCGATCATGTTCGACTACGCCAACCTCGACCGCCCGATCGTCATCTACGCCGACGACTGGGAGACGTACGCGACGACCCGCGGTGTCTACTTCGATCTGATGTCCGAGGCACCGGGTCAGGTGGCCCGCACCCAGGAGGAACTGGCGGAGATCTTCACCTCCGGCGCGTGGCGCGACGAGACCGCGACCAAGGCGCGGGCGGTGTTCCGGCGCCGGTTCTGCGAGTACGACGACGGGCGCGCCGCCGAGCGCGTCGTACGGCGGGTCTTCCTCGGCGAGAGCGAGGAGTCGCTGCCACCGGTCGTCCCGGTGGAACAACGCACCCCTGCGCCGACCCCCGAGGAGGCCGACTCATGA
- a CDS encoding NAD-glutamate dehydrogenase: MQTKLDEAKAELLERAARVAENSPVGGHLPTGTTSEGTPGTPDQASVLAFLQRYYLHTAPEDLSDRDPVDVFGAAVSHYRLAESRPQGTANVRVHTPTVEENGWTCSHTVVEVVTDDMPFLVDSVTNELTRQGRGIHVVIHPQFIVRRDLTGKLIEVLPAPSAGDLPHDAHVESWIHVEIDRETDRADLKQITADLLRVLSDAREAVEDWEKMRDAALRIAEGLDGEAFPADLPAAEVEEARELLRWLSADHFTFLGYREYQLREDDSLAAVPATGLGILRSDPHHATDESHPVSPSFERLPADARAKAREHKLLVLTKANSRSTVHRPSYLDYVGVKKFDKDGNVVGERRFLGLFSSAAYTESVRRVPVIRRKVDEVLKGAQFSPHSHDGRDLLQILETYPRDELFQTPADELRAIATSVLYLQERRRLRLYLRQDEYGRYYSALVYLPRDRYTTAVRLRIIDILKEELGGTSVDFTAWNTESILSRLHFVIRVPQGTELPQLSDGDKERIEARLVEAARSWADGFAEALNAELGEERAAELLRRYNNAFPEGYKADHTPRGAVADLVHLERISEAQGNDFAFSLYEPVGAAPDERRFKIYRKGAAISLSAVLPVLSRLGVEVIDERPYELRCSDRTTAWIYDFGLRIPRSLGGVNGDYLGDDGRERFQEAFEATWTGKAENDGFNALVLGAGLTWRQATVLRAYAKYLRQAGSTFSQDYMEDTLRTNVHTTRLLVSLFEARMSPDRQRAGLEIVDALLEELDAALDQVASLDEDRILRSFLTVIKATLRTNFFQESRGGKPHDYVSMKFDPQAIPDLPAPRPAYEIWVYSPRVEGVHLRFGKVARGGLRWSDRREDFRTEILGLVKAQMVKNTVIVPVGAKGGFVAKQLPDPSVDRDAWLAEGIASYKTFISALLDITDNMVAGEVVPPADVVRHDEDDTYLVVAADKGTATFSDIANEVAQSYNFWLGDAFASGGSAGYDHKGMGITARGAWESVKRHFRELDVDTQTEDFTVVGIGDMSGDVFGNGMLLSEHIRVVAAFDHRHIFIDPTPDAATSYAERRRLFELPRSSWADYNTELLSAGGGIFPRSAKSIQVNSHIREALGIEVSATKVTPADLMKAILKAPVDLLWNGGIGTYVKASTESNADVGDKANDAIRVDGKDLRVKVVGEGGNLGLTQLGRIEFATHGGKINTDAIDNSAGVDTSDHEVNIKILLNGLVTDGDMTVKQRNKLLAEMTDEVGALVLRNNYAQNVAIANALAQSKDMLHAQQRFIRHLVREGHLDRALEFLPTDRQIRERLNLGLGLTSPETAVLLAYTKITVADELLHTSLPDDPYLRTLLHAYFPTALRERFADGVDSHPLRREITTTVLVNDTVNTGGTTYLHRLREETGASLEEIVRAQTVARAIFRSAPVWDAVEGLDNKVEAAVQTRIRLHSRRLVERGTRWLLNNRPQPLALAETVEFFSERVEQVWQQLPKLLRGADLEWYQHVYDELSGAGVPDELATRVAGFSSAFPALDIVSVADRTGTEPLDVAEVYYDLADRLGITQLMDRIIELPRADRWQSMARASIREDLYAAHAALTADVLAVGNGSSTPEQRFKAWEQKNGAILGRARTTLEEIRSSDSFDLANLSVAMRTMRTLLRTHS; encoded by the coding sequence ATGCAGACCAAGCTGGACGAAGCCAAGGCCGAGTTGCTCGAACGGGCCGCCCGGGTAGCTGAGAACAGCCCGGTCGGGGGGCACCTACCGACTGGGACGACGAGCGAGGGCACCCCGGGCACCCCGGACCAGGCATCCGTGCTCGCGTTCCTCCAGCGTTACTACCTGCACACCGCCCCGGAGGACCTCTCCGACCGCGACCCGGTCGACGTCTTCGGAGCCGCAGTCTCGCACTACCGTCTCGCCGAGAGCCGTCCCCAGGGCACGGCCAATGTGCGGGTCCACACCCCGACCGTCGAAGAGAACGGGTGGACCTGCAGCCACACCGTCGTCGAGGTCGTCACCGACGACATGCCCTTCCTCGTCGACTCCGTGACGAACGAGCTGACCCGCCAGGGCCGCGGCATCCACGTCGTCATCCACCCGCAGTTCATCGTCCGGCGCGACCTCACCGGCAAGCTCATCGAGGTGCTGCCCGCCCCGTCGGCCGGCGACCTCCCGCACGACGCGCACGTGGAGTCCTGGATCCACGTCGAGATCGACCGTGAGACCGACCGCGCCGACCTGAAGCAGATCACCGCCGATCTGCTGCGTGTCCTGTCCGACGCCCGCGAGGCCGTCGAGGACTGGGAGAAGATGCGGGACGCGGCGCTGCGCATCGCCGAGGGACTCGACGGCGAGGCCTTCCCCGCAGACCTCCCCGCCGCCGAGGTCGAAGAGGCCCGCGAGCTGCTGCGCTGGCTGTCCGCCGATCACTTCACCTTCCTCGGATACCGCGAGTACCAGCTGCGCGAGGACGACTCGCTGGCGGCGGTGCCGGCCACCGGGCTCGGCATACTGCGCTCCGACCCGCACCACGCGACCGACGAGAGCCACCCCGTCAGCCCCTCCTTCGAGCGGCTCCCGGCCGACGCCCGCGCCAAGGCCCGCGAGCACAAGCTCCTCGTCCTGACCAAGGCCAACAGCCGGTCGACCGTGCACCGGCCGTCGTACCTCGACTACGTCGGCGTGAAGAAGTTCGACAAGGACGGGAACGTCGTCGGGGAGCGCCGCTTCCTGGGCCTGTTCTCCTCCGCCGCCTACACCGAGTCGGTCCGCCGCGTGCCGGTCATCCGGCGCAAGGTCGACGAGGTGCTCAAGGGCGCCCAGTTCTCGCCCCACAGCCACGACGGGCGCGACCTGCTGCAGATCCTGGAGACCTACCCGCGCGACGAGCTCTTCCAGACGCCCGCGGACGAGTTGCGCGCCATCGCCACCTCCGTCCTGTATCTGCAGGAGCGGCGGCGGCTGCGCCTCTACCTGCGCCAGGACGAGTACGGCCGCTACTACTCCGCCCTCGTCTACCTGCCCCGCGACCGCTACACCACCGCCGTCAGGCTGCGGATCATCGACATCCTGAAGGAGGAGCTCGGCGGCACCAGCGTCGACTTCACCGCCTGGAACACCGAGTCGATCCTCTCCCGGCTGCACTTCGTCATCCGCGTCCCGCAGGGAACCGAGCTGCCCCAGCTCAGCGACGGCGACAAGGAGCGCATCGAGGCGCGACTCGTCGAGGCGGCCCGCTCCTGGGCCGACGGATTCGCCGAGGCGCTCAACGCCGAGCTGGGCGAGGAGCGCGCCGCCGAGCTGCTGCGCCGCTACAACAACGCCTTCCCCGAGGGCTACAAGGCCGACCACACCCCGCGTGGCGCGGTCGCCGACCTCGTCCACCTGGAGCGGATCAGCGAGGCGCAGGGCAACGACTTCGCGTTCAGCCTGTACGAGCCGGTGGGCGCCGCCCCCGACGAGCGCCGCTTCAAGATCTACCGCAAGGGCGCCGCGATCTCCCTGTCCGCCGTGCTGCCGGTCCTCAGCCGGCTCGGCGTAGAGGTGATCGACGAGCGGCCGTACGAGCTGCGCTGCTCGGACCGCACGACCGCCTGGATCTACGACTTCGGCCTGCGCATCCCCAGGTCGCTGGGCGGCGTCAACGGCGACTATCTCGGCGACGACGGCCGCGAGCGCTTCCAGGAGGCCTTCGAGGCGACCTGGACCGGCAAGGCGGAGAACGACGGCTTCAACGCCCTCGTGCTGGGCGCCGGACTGACCTGGCGGCAGGCGACGGTGCTGCGCGCGTACGCCAAGTACCTGCGGCAGGCCGGCTCCACCTTCAGCCAGGACTACATGGAGGACACCCTCCGGACCAACGTCCACACCACCCGGCTCCTCGTCTCCCTCTTCGAGGCGCGGATGTCCCCCGACCGCCAGCGCGCCGGGCTCGAGATCGTCGACGCGCTCCTCGAGGAGCTCGACGCCGCCCTCGACCAGGTGGCGAGCCTGGACGAGGACCGCATCCTGCGCTCCTTCCTCACCGTCATCAAGGCGACGCTGCGCACGAACTTCTTCCAGGAGTCGCGGGGCGGCAAGCCGCACGACTACGTGTCGATGAAGTTCGACCCGCAGGCGATCCCCGACCTTCCGGCGCCGCGCCCGGCGTACGAGATCTGGGTGTACTCGCCGCGCGTCGAGGGTGTGCACCTGCGCTTCGGCAAGGTCGCGCGAGGCGGTCTGCGCTGGTCCGACCGGCGTGAGGACTTCCGCACCGAGATCCTCGGCCTGGTCAAGGCGCAGATGGTGAAGAACACCGTCATCGTGCCGGTCGGCGCCAAGGGCGGCTTCGTCGCCAAGCAGCTGCCGGACCCGAGCGTGGACCGGGACGCGTGGCTGGCCGAGGGCATCGCCAGCTACAAGACCTTCATCTCCGCCCTGCTGGACATCACCGACAACATGGTGGCCGGCGAGGTCGTGCCCCCGGCGGACGTCGTCCGGCACGACGAGGACGACACCTACCTGGTGGTCGCGGCCGACAAGGGCACGGCGACGTTCTCGGACATCGCCAACGAGGTCGCGCAGTCGTACAACTTCTGGCTCGGCGACGCCTTCGCCTCCGGCGGCTCCGCGGGCTACGACCACAAGGGCATGGGCATCACCGCCCGCGGCGCCTGGGAGTCCGTCAAGCGGCACTTCCGCGAGCTCGACGTCGACACGCAGACCGAGGACTTCACGGTCGTCGGCATCGGCGACATGTCCGGTGACGTGTTCGGCAACGGCATGCTGCTGAGCGAGCACATCCGCGTGGTCGCCGCCTTCGACCACCGGCACATCTTCATCGACCCCACCCCGGACGCGGCCACCTCCTACGCCGAGCGCCGCCGCCTGTTCGAGCTGCCCCGCTCCAGCTGGGCCGACTACAACACCGAGCTGCTCTCGGCGGGCGGCGGGATCTTCCCGCGCAGCGCCAAGTCGATCCAGGTCAACTCGCACATCCGCGAGGCCCTCGGCATCGAGGTGAGCGCCACCAAGGTGACACCGGCCGACCTGATGAAGGCGATCCTCAAGGCGCCGGTGGACCTGCTGTGGAACGGCGGCATCGGTACGTACGTCAAGGCCTCCACCGAGTCCAACGCCGACGTCGGCGACAAGGCCAACGACGCGATCCGCGTCGACGGCAAGGACCTCAGGGTCAAGGTCGTCGGCGAGGGCGGCAACCTGGGCCTGACCCAGCTGGGCCGCATCGAGTTCGCGACGCACGGCGGCAAGATCAACACCGACGCGATCGACAACAGCGCCGGTGTGGACACCTCCGACCACGAGGTGAACATCAAGATCCTGCTCAACGGTCTGGTCACGGACGGCGACATGACGGTGAAGCAGCGCAACAAGCTGCTCGCCGAGATGACCGACGAGGTCGGCGCCCTGGTGCTGCGCAACAACTACGCGCAGAACGTGGCGATCGCCAACGCGCTCGCCCAGTCCAAGGACATGCTCCACGCCCAGCAGCGGTTCATCCGCCACCTGGTGCGCGAGGGCCACCTCGACCGGGCCCTGGAGTTCCTGCCCACCGACCGGCAGATCCGCGAGCGGCTCAACCTGGGGCTCGGCCTGACCAGCCCGGAGACCGCCGTCCTGCTGGCGTACACGAAGATCACCGTCGCCGACGAGCTGCTGCACACCTCGCTGCCGGACGACCCGTATCTGCGCACTCTGCTGCACGCGTACTTCCCGACGGCGCTGCGCGAGCGGTTCGCCGACGGGGTCGACAGCCACCCCCTGCGCCGTGAGATCACGACCACCGTCCTGGTCAACGACACGGTCAACACGGGCGGTACGACGTATCTGCACCGGCTGCGCGAGGAGACCGGCGCGTCGCTGGAGGAGATCGTCCGGGCCCAGACCGTGGCCCGCGCGATCTTCCGCTCGGCGCCCGTGTGGGACGCGGTCGAGGGCCTGGACAACAAGGTCGAGGCCGCCGTCCAGACCCGGATCCGGCTGCACTCGCGCCGGCTGGTCGAGCGCGGCACGCGCTGGTTGCTCAACAACCGGCCGCAGCCGCTGGCGCTCGCCGAGACCGTCGAGTTCTTCTCGGAGCGGGTCGAGCAGGTCTGGCAGCAGCTGCCGAAGCTGCTGCGCGGCGCGGACCTGGAGTGGTACCAGCACGTGTACGACGAGCTGTCCGGCGCCGGTGTGCCGGACGAGCTGGCGACGCGCGTGGCCGGTTTCTCCTCCGCCTTCCCGGCGCTGGACATCGTCTCGGTGGCCGACCGCACGGGCACCGAGCCGCTGGACGTCGCCGAGGTCTACTACGACCTCGCCGACCGCCTCGGCATCACCCAGCTCATGGACCGCATCATCGAGCTGCCCCGTGCCGACCGCTGGCAGTCCATGGCCCGCGCCTCCATCCGCGAGGACCTGTACGCGGCCCACGCGGCGCTCACCGCGGACGTCCTCGCCGTCGGCAACGGCAGCTCGACTCCCGAGCAGCGCTTCAAGGCCTGGGAGCAGAAGAACGGCGCGATCCTGGGCCGGGCGCGCACCACCCTGGAGGAGATCCGCAGCTCGGACTCCTTCGACCTGGCCAACTTGTCGGTGGCCATGCGGACGATGCGGACGCTGCTGCGCACGCATTCGTAG